The nucleotide window TTCCTGACCGTCAATCTGTGGCAACCGGGGTTCCTGACCAGTCGCAATAATCCAATTGGCGGCATTCAACTGATCATCACCAACAGTCAAGGTACCATCATCATTGAAGCTGGCTTCCCCGTGAAAAGTGGTCATACCGGCCGCTTGCAAGCCGCTGTGCGTGCCAGCCGGAATCTTCTCCGTATACGCTCGCTTAGCAGCCATCAAAGCCGGCCAGTCCAGCTGTGGAACCCCGCTTAATCCGTGGCCCCGCAAAGCCTCACTATGGCCCTGTGCCTCCACAGCAGCCATTAGAATTTTCTTGGGATCACACCCGCGATTAGGACAAGTGCCGCCCCACAGATCCTTTTCCACAACTGCCACGTTCATCCCCCGGGCATGTAACCCGTAGGCTGCAGCTAGACCACCAGGACCGCCACCAATCACAACGATATCAAATTCTTGCATCTGCTTGAACCTTCCCTTCCTGAACCCTTAACTCTGATTCTAGCACGCTCCCCTTTATTCACCAGTATTTTGGTCTTGACGCAAAACTAAGATTCCCTATTCGCCCTTTCTAAAAATTATCGTGATAAACTATATAGTAGAAATTATTTTAGGGGGAACACGATGACATTTTATACTTATGGCTATCTAACAACCCATCACAACACTTGGCAGTATGCCCGTATCGCCCTACTAATTGCGTTACTCGTCATCTTCATTGGTTTTTTCATTCACTACCTTCGGAATCGTTGGAACGTGAAATACAAAGACCTAACCATTATCACGGGGACACTTCTTCTACTCGTACTAGGATTTCAGATCAATAGTCTGGTTTCCCTACAGTCCGCCACCAAACAAACGGGCGAGGTCACAGCCACGGTGCAACAAGTTGCCAAGCAGCTCAAGGTACGACCAACCCAATTGAGTATTAACACGACCTCCACCGGGAGTAACTTTCTGGTCAAGGCACCGCAGGGATACTACCGCCTCAACTACAACTCAGACGGATCTGCTTTTGTCTTGGAAAAAATCACGCTAGAAAACCCGAAAATCACACTGGTAAAGGAGTAGCCCATGTTCGTTTATTCAGACGTTTTTATCAAATTAGTTGTCGGTTTTATTTTTATGACATTGCTCATCAATTTTTCCGGTAAGGGAAATCTGGCACCAACGTCCGCCATTGACCAAGTTCAGAACTATGTTTTGGGGGGAATCGTTGGTGGCGTTATTTATAATTCCGCAGTCACCTTACTACAATTTATCATTGTGCTGTTAATCTGGTCCCTGTTGATCCTAGTAACCCGCTACCTAAAGATTCACATCCGAACTATCGGCAAATTCATTGATGGTGGCCCCATCACTGTCATTCGTAACGGTCAATTACTCGTCCACAACTGTCTAAAAGCCAACCTCTCCGCCAAGGAAATCGACTTCAAACTCCGAACAGCCGGGGTCTACCGAATTAACGACGTGAAGCGGGCCATCGTTGAACAAAACGGGAACTTAACCGTTCTGCGCCAGGGTGACGGTTCCATTCGCTATCCAATTATTGTGGACGGTCAGATTGACCAAGACGTACTCGAACTTATGAATCACGACGAGGCTTGGCTGCTGACTCAGTTAAAAGAACTCGGCGTAACTAACGTTCGGGACATCTATATGGCTAAATATGAAAATCACCAGTTTGAAATTACCCGTTACGATGAATCTTAAGTTAGGTTAGGAGGCAATTATCATGGCAGCAGACCGCCTGAATGAATATTGGGATATCTATAACCGCGACTTGCAAATCACCGGTCGCCGTCAGCGGCGAGAAGCTCT belongs to Levilactobacillus yonginensis and includes:
- a CDS encoding DUF3290 domain-containing protein, which produces MTFYTYGYLTTHHNTWQYARIALLIALLVIFIGFFIHYLRNRWNVKYKDLTIITGTLLLLVLGFQINSLVSLQSATKQTGEVTATVQQVAKQLKVRPTQLSINTTSTGSNFLVKAPQGYYRLNYNSDGSAFVLEKITLENPKITLVKE
- a CDS encoding DUF421 domain-containing protein, whose amino-acid sequence is MFVYSDVFIKLVVGFIFMTLLINFSGKGNLAPTSAIDQVQNYVLGGIVGGVIYNSAVTLLQFIIVLLIWSLLILVTRYLKIHIRTIGKFIDGGPITVIRNGQLLVHNCLKANLSAKEIDFKLRTAGVYRINDVKRAIVEQNGNLTVLRQGDGSIRYPIIVDGQIDQDVLELMNHDEAWLLTQLKELGVTNVRDIYMAKYENHQFEITRYDES